From the Nostoc sp. PCC 7107 genome, the window ATTTACATGGCCATTAGTTCCGGGGTAGATATCATCGACCTCAAACAAAAATATTCCCTAGTGCAAACCAACTTGCGTTCAGAAAATCGTAATCTGATGAGTACAATTCATCAGACTCATGATGGTCAAAAGTTGGTCGCTGTCAAAGGTAGCCCCGCTGAAGTGGTGGAACTTTGCCAAACATGGGTAAAACATGGGGAAATAGTAGAATTAACTCAAGCAGATAAAAGAGCGATCGCTATAGAAAATGATCGCATGGCCGGGAAAGCATTACGAGTATTAGGTGTAGCTTACAACCAGATTGACGAGTGTCAAAGCAACAATAACCACGAATCAGACTTAATTTGGTTAGGCTTAGTTGGGATGGCTGACCCCATTAGGAAAGGTGCAAAAGAACTAATTAACGACTTTCATCAAGCCGGTATCGCCACCGTGATGATTACCGGCGACCAAAGCCCAACAGCTTATGCGATCGCCAAAGAATTAGAATTAAGTCAAGAACAACAATTAGAAATCCTCGATTCCAGCAATATTAATAACCTCACCCCCGCAGCCTTAGCCGCCCTCAGCGACAAAGTAGATGTCTTCGCCCGCATTAGTCCCAGTAATAAACTGCAAATTGTTCAAGCCTTACAAGCAGCCGGAAAAGTCGTCGCCATGACAGGCGATGGAATTAACGATGCACCCGCCTTAAAAGCCGCCCAAGTTGGTGTCGCAATGGGGAAAGGCGGTACAGATGTCGCCAGAGAAGTTGCAGATATCGTCCTTGAAGACGACCGCCTCGAAACCATGATTGTCGCCGTCAGTCGCGGACGCACAATATATAACAACATCCGCAAATCTGTGCATTTCCTCCTCGCCACCAACCTCAGCGAAATCATGGTGATGACCACCGCCACCGCCGTAGGTATTGGTGAACCCTTAAATGCGATTCAATTACTCTGGCTAAATTTAGTTACCGACATCTTCCCCGGTTTATCCTTAGCGATGGAAGCCCCAGAACCAGAAGTATTGAGTCAGCCACCCCGCAACCCCGACGAACCAATCATTAAAAAATCCGACTTTGGGCGAATCGTCTTTGAGTCTGCGGGTTTATCTGTGAGTACCTTAGTTGCTTACGCCTACGCCATCCGCAGATATGGTTTTAGTCCCCAAGCCAGTACCGTAGCCTTTTTCACCTTAACCTCAGCCCAACTGCTGCATACATTTACTTGTCGTTCCGAACATCACAGCCTATTTAGCGAAGAAAAACTGCCACGTAACGGCTATTTAAACGCTGCCCTTATCGGTTCCTTTACTATCCAAATTTTAGCGATCGCCCTGCCACCTTTGCGAAACCTCTTAAAAATTACCCCACTTAATTTTGTCGATACTGCCGTCATTATTGGTAGTGCATTGTGGCCTTTACTGTTAAATGAATCAACAAAAAATATTCAGCCACAAAATCCCTCTTTACCTTTACTTCCAATAGATAGATAAACATTTCTTTCTTCTCTCCGCGTCCTTCTCTACGAGACGCTACGCGAAGGCGTTTTTAGCGGTTCGATATTATGAAAAAAGACTTCATGTTCACATCAGAATCAGTCACCGAAGGACATCCTGATAAATTGTGCGATCAAATCAGCGATGCCATAGTAGAAAAACAGATAAAGTTGACATATTTTTAGATTCATCGGACTTACGCACTCGTGACGAAAAATCAGCCTTTGCGATTACTTCGCTTTGCTCGTAATGACGTAAAATCGTAGTCTTTGCGTAAGTCCTGATTCATTCTAAAAACTTGGCCGCTTACCAAAATAGAAAAATAACAAAATAGCTGATATAGTTTTTTATGTAACTGTATATCTCGTAAGTAAGATTAGGCTCTCTCTCATCAGCAGGATGGAATAATTCAGAAAGTTCATCACCTTATAAGAGTAATTTTCTGAACACAAGTTCGTCCTCAAAAGGTCTAAATAATGACGGGTACAAACAAAATTCGTTACGCAGTTGTTGGTTTAGGTTGGTTTGCTCAAGAAGCGGCTTTACCTGCATTTACTAACACCGATAACTCTGAATTAGTTGCTTTAGTTTCTGATGATGCGACAAAACTGCAAGAAATTAGCCAAAAGTATGACATTCAACATACTTACTCTTATGAGGAATATGAAGACTGTTTGACCAGTGGTGAGATTGATGCTGTTTATATCGCTTTACCCAATCACTTACATCGAGAATATACTGTACGTGCAGCTAATCAAGCAATTCATGTGCTGTGTGAAAAGCCAATGGCTGTAACTGAAGAAGAATGTGAAGCCATGATTAAGGCTGCAAAAGATAACGATGTTAAGCTGATGATTGCTTATCGATTACACTTAGAACCAGCCAACTTGCAGGCTGTAGAAATTGTGCGATCGCAGCAAATCGGTGAAGCACGTGTTTTCAACTCTGTTTTTACTCAACAAGTCGAAGGCGGTAATATTCGTTTACGCAATGTTACAGGTGGCGGAACCATCTATGACATTGGTATTTACTGCATTAACGCTGCACGTTATCTATTTCAAGATGAACCAACAGAAGTATTTGCTGTAGCTGCGAGTAAAGGTGAAAAACGCTTCAGCGAGGTAGAAGAAATGGCCAGCGTCATCTTACGCTTTCCCAACGAACGACTGGCGACCTTTACCTGTAGTTTTGGAGCCGCCAAGGTTTCAACTTATCAAGTTGTAGGAACTAAAGGCGATTTACGTGTAGAATCCGCCTATACATGGCACGGAGAACTCAAGCACTACCTCACTATTAATGGTGAAACCCAAGAGCAGACTTTTGCACAACATGATCAGTTAGCGGCTGAATTCAAATATTTCTCAGATTGCATTCTCCAAGACCAAGACCCAGAGCCATCGGGAATCGAAGGATTGAACGATGTTTGCATCATTGAGGCAATCTACCAATCTATTGAAACAGGTCAACCAGTGCCAGTGCAAACTCGCGATCGCTCTCAACGTCCTACATCAGATCAAACAATTAAACGTCCAACCAACGAAGATCAGCCAGAACTAATCCGTGCTGCTGCACCTGCCGGTAATTCTTAAAGCAGCCTGAGTTGTCAATATCCAGTAAAACCAACTGCCAGCCCAAACAGCAAGCAGTTGGTTTTGCTATAGTAAGTAGCTACGCAAAATTAATTGCATAATGTTATTGCGAATGCAGAGACATTGTGTAACTAATTATTAGGACTTACGCAAAACACCTCTCAAACTCTCATTTCTCCGTGACCTCTGCGTCTCTGTGGTTCGATTTTCCGTAGCCTGTGCATAAGTCCTGATTATATTTAACTAGTTAATCTGATTTGATACCAGGTAGAGATAACGTGGATGCTCCCCTTGCATGACCACTAGGCATCACTATTTTCTCCACAGTGATATTCTAGAGATTCACACTCCCAACCTAGACTGACTAACTGTACATCAGACACTATCAGAAGACTTAAATCTCAGTTAGATGAATACTGATGTCTCTGTCGGAAGATAGCAAATTGGTGAGTGCCTAGTTACCTTGATGCCATATTTGCAACCTCAGTTTTGGGACTGAATCATTGATTTGAATAAAACTTACAAATCAACACACACTGATTCAATTTCATTTGCTTGAATAGCTATATTGATAGAATTGAAATTCATGCTTCTGGACTATGGCAAGTAAATATATAGACGTGCAGGAATACACGGTGAGAGCGCATAAAAGACAAATTCACACTAGGGTCTTTCACTTTGTCTGCAAAGAATGTAATCAGACAACCAAACGCGAGACTTATGGCCCTCGTCCTTTATATTGCGAAAGCTGCCGTCCTCCACAACCTCCGCGCAAATCCTCACAGTCATCTCAAAAAGCCAAACCAAGACCGATGACTTACACAAGTGACACCACTTTGGGTTGATTTAACACTCTATGAAACCGCAATTGGAACCCCCTCCCCAAACCTTAATCTCGCCGTTGTTGGAATTACGAGACTACTATGCTCGTCTTGTAGAAGAATACGGAACCCTATATAATCAAGCGCGATCGCAACTCAACAATGTAGAAGGTTTATTATCTAGCTGGTCTTCACCATCAGAAGCTGGTAATAAGCTGCTAACAGTTGAAGTCATGAACGAAATGCTCTCTGCTTCTAAAGAAGACTTACTTCTATCTCCGTCTGACAGTGAATTAGAGGCGCATC encodes:
- a CDS encoding Gfo/Idh/MocA family protein — its product is MTGTNKIRYAVVGLGWFAQEAALPAFTNTDNSELVALVSDDATKLQEISQKYDIQHTYSYEEYEDCLTSGEIDAVYIALPNHLHREYTVRAANQAIHVLCEKPMAVTEEECEAMIKAAKDNDVKLMIAYRLHLEPANLQAVEIVRSQQIGEARVFNSVFTQQVEGGNIRLRNVTGGGTIYDIGIYCINAARYLFQDEPTEVFAVAASKGEKRFSEVEEMASVILRFPNERLATFTCSFGAAKVSTYQVVGTKGDLRVESAYTWHGELKHYLTINGETQEQTFAQHDQLAAEFKYFSDCILQDQDPEPSGIEGLNDVCIIEAIYQSIETGQPVPVQTRDRSQRPTSDQTIKRPTNEDQPELIRAAAPAGNS